The genomic interval ATTTTACTTTGTTCTCAAGATGTAAACCAACACTTCTCTTTAGCCCAGATAGTCCCAAAGTTTCGGGAGAAATCCTGTTGTGTTGCCATAGCAAACACAACAGGATTTCTCCCGAATCGTCGTGGGCAGGAACCCAACTATCCCAAAAAGGCTCAATCATTCTGCTCTTAAAAACAAAATAACATACACTACAAAGAGTTGTGGATTCAGAATTACTAAAAAGGGTAACCAATGGCGAGATTGAAAATCAAATTATCGCTACGCCAAGATTTGTCAGAAAAATTTATTTGGTCTATTACCCATTCATTTCCTTTTGACAAATAGGGTTTTCTTAATGGGAAAGCCAAATCTGTTCTAAGGATCAAGAAGCTAAAATCAAAGCGGAGTCCAACTCCTGTTCCCACTGCCAATTGATTGAGAAACTGACTGGAGAATTCTGCACCTGGTTTCTCATCACTTTTGTTTCGCAACCAGATATTACCTGCATCTATAAAAACGGCACCTTTAACAAAGCTGTATATTTTACCTCTTAATTCGGTACTGAATTCTAACTTCAAATCACCCGATTGATCTGGTAAAAAGGAATTGGTTACAGTGGAGCCATCAAAGGTTCCCGGCCCAATAGATCGTGCTCTAAAGGCTCTAATACTGCTTGTACCGCCTATAAAAAACTGTTTTATATAAGGGAGATTATTGGAGTTTCCGTAAGGAAGTCCTGCTCCTACTATGATTCTACTGGCCAATTTGGTTTCGCTATTAAAATTATAATAATGACGAAACTCCATTTCTGCTTTTGAATATTGACTGAAGGGAACACCAAAAATACTTTTGGGATTATTGCTGTCCTTTGCCCCCATAAGCAACGCCAATGCGTTTCCAGAAAAATCTAAGCCTCCTTTGAAATAGATGTTGCTTTTTCTATTTTTCAACATCGTATTGGTGTAGGTATACGAATAGTTGGTTCCAAAAATAAGCTGCTTGTCTATGATGCTTTGCAAGGAAGGACTAGCCGCAATTTGCGATAGATATAGGTCCGAAACATTATTAGACGAGGTAAAAGCAATGTTCACCAGATTGAGACTATGTTCTTTTCTTTCATTCTCCTTCCATAAATAACCAAAGGTACTATTGAATGTTTTCAAGGAGTACAATTTTGATCTAAGTTGGTATTCATAGCCAATAGATGCCTTTGTATTAGGAACATATCCACCACCAGATTTCAACTCCAAAGGAGCTATAAATCGAGGCCAAACTAAACTAGCTTCACCTCCAAAACGATACACGTTAAAACCATTATTTTGACCAGAAACCTGAACTTCTATCCCTGTAAAAGCTGAGATACTCAAGAGTTCTGCTCCTTTGAAGGTATTGCGATTGCTCCAATTGATGTTTAACTCGGTACCGGAATAATTGGCAGTATTGGTTTTGGCCAACGCTTCTATTTGAATTGATTTTTTGGGCAAAGGTGTCAAATAATAGTAAGTGTCTAACTGATTTTTGAAAGAATCATTGACTTTAAATTCGTTCTTTACAAATTTAAAAGTTCCCAAAGTGATTAACCTATTTAAAGATAGATTGTGAGTCGTTCTATTGTAATAGTCACCTTTATGGAATAACAATGTTTTATCGAAAATAATGGGTTTGAAAACTGTTTTATTTTCAATTATGGTAAAATCTCCATGCTGAATGGTGTCCATAACTCGTTTTGATAGGGTGTCTCT from Flavobacterium ovatum carries:
- a CDS encoding BamA/TamA family outer membrane protein, which produces MKSSNYIALLLIVTVLVGCSGTSKIPEGDLLYTGHTITVEKGNESQDNSKNIKNELKDLIRPIPNKTLLGMRPGIFFYNLAGEVKKEKGFRYWLKYKIGEKPILLSAVNLDYNKEVIQNYVENNGFFNAESKADSISKGKKAKAKYEVKLHNQFSIKSVVFPRDTTVLSKEINLLTEKSVLKLGQPYSLDKIKTERTRIDAKLKERGFYYFSEDYILVQVDSTVGKQEVDLIIKIKKETPAKAKVQYSINDIFVYPSYNLKRDTLSKRVMDTIQHGDFTIIENKTVFKPIIFDKTLLFHKGDYYNRTTHNLSLNRLITLGTFKFVKNEFKVNDSFKNQLDTYYYLTPLPKKSIQIEALAKTNTANYSGTELNINWSNRNTFKGAELLSISAFTGIEVQVSGQNNGFNVYRFGGEASLVWPRFIAPLELKSGGGYVPNTKASIGYEYQLRSKLYSLKTFNSTFGYLWKENERKEHSLNLVNIAFTSSNNVSDLYLSQIAASPSLQSIIDKQLIFGTNYSYTYTNTMLKNRKSNIYFKGGLDFSGNALALLMGAKDSNNPKSIFGVPFSQYSKAEMEFRHYYNFNSETKLASRIIVGAGLPYGNSNNLPYIKQFFIGGTSSIRAFRARSIGPGTFDGSTVTNSFLPDQSGDLKLEFSTELRGKIYSFVKGAVFIDAGNIWLRNKSDEKPGAEFSSQFLNQLAVGTGVGLRFDFSFLILRTDLAFPLRKPYLSKGNEWVIDQINFSDKSWRSDNLIFNLAIGYPF